The genomic stretch TTCCATTTAGAATATATATGTACCACCGAAATGCAGAGGGCAAAGAGGCAGGGAAAAAGACGAGGAGGGAAATGAGCAGATATAATAGATAGGGAAGGGCACTTTGTAGTAAAACCGCGCTGCAGTCCAAAAATACCAAAGGTATGCCCCTGGCCCGCGCAAATACGGGTTGGTGGCCATGATTGAAGACCGCGGCGTGGGGGGAAAAAATAGTTGGTAGGGGTGAAGCCAACAAGACGGTGCTGTCCGTTGGGACTTCTGAaaatggtggtgttgagccCTTTCTGGAGGTCAAAACGTCGGCGGGGTGACAGCGAAAAGAAATGGGGCGCTGGCTCACCCGACAGACAAGAACCCGGTCAAGCTGTTtgactaggggagagcggacgggatcccgtatTTTCAACTGcctatggtcgtatgtgtCGGTTTGGGTCTGAATCAGACTACATATTTGGAGTCTGAAGTCCGTCGGCCAAGCATTGGTGATGGTATCTTATCAGTGCCACTTCGTTTGCTCGCAATACCGTTGTATCGATCCATGGTATCGAATTCAAGGCTCAATTGACTCTGTTCTCCTATGTATACAGACTGCATCGTGATGTCTATTAACCATGTGCTTGTTACTGACCTTGAGCCTGCCCCTGAGCCTGCCCCTGTCCCTGACCCCTATCCACCATCTCGGGGTCCTCAAACGCCGGCATCTCCTCATCAATATCCTCTTCactctccccctcatcctcctcatccgacaTCCAAGCCCCCGGCATCTGAACAGGAGGATACcccaccctcatcctcatatACTCCATAACCTCCGCAATACTCGGGCCTTCCCCAaacgccccctccccatcaaagTCCTCCGGATCCGTCCActccgcctcctcatcatcctcctcatcaacgccAAACGCATGGTCATGCCTCGTCCGCCCATCCCAGTTACCCCCAAACTCGGTGgtgtcctcatcatcagaatCATtatcgtcatcgtcgtcgtcctcctcctccccatcctcaaccgTAGCCTGGAACGGTCCTCGCGGCTGTTGTCCCTGTCCAGCGgcacccccatctccaccagcGCGTTGTCGGACCCTACCCATCAACGCGTTAAAGAAGCCCATTatcccgcctccaccgccgtcatCAACCTCGAGCATAGCTTCGAGTTCCTCCTGGGGCATCTCGGCTAGCAACCGCTCGGCTGCCGCCCGCATCCCGGCTTCTCTGCGAGGGTCCATTTGGGTGCTAAACAGGCCTCGCGTAGCAATGGAATCGGGTTTCCAGGGTAGTTTTTGAATCTCGCTGCTAAAAATGTTGTCTACTGCCGCTGGTGGCAAGGGGTCGAACTCAAAGTTCGGAGAAGCATCGTGTAGCAGCTTCCTTGGGACGAGGGTCATGAGGGACGGCGTACTGTCGAGGTAAATGAATCTTGCTACTGCGAGCGTTGGCTCTGGGCTCTGGGGACATCTGTAGACGCCTTTCGGGAGGAGCTTCTTAGCCTTGTCTGCTGCtgatttgaggagggagatggcgttggggttgttcCAGAGGTCCTTGGAGATGTGAAGGTAGAGCTCTGTATAAAGTTTGTCGTCATCGTTCCGCGGAGTGTGACCCCAGATGGACTGGGGAGTATCTAGACTGAGAGCGGAGAACAAGGCGCAGTAGAGCCAAGGCAAAGTCTCGATGTTCTTGACGAGGGTCTCGTGCGCCGTGTCGTAGTCATCGAGCTGGAGGTAGGCTAAGGGGAGAGTATGGAGAGGATACAAGACCGCATCTGGCCACCTGGAAGCGAGAGCATCGCAAAACTTGACAAACCACTCCGCCTCACGGGATCGAAGCGCAAGAACGGGCACCCAGTTGAGCAGGGCGTAAGGGTCGCCGTGGTTGAGGCTCAAGTACAACTTAGACCATTCAAGGGCGGTCCGATAGGTGCCCTTGAGAATGAGCTTCTGGATCAAGTTGTAGCCAGCGAGGTAGAACTGTCTGTTTTCAGGCCTGGCAAAGTTGATCCTGGCTTTGCCCTGTTCAAGTTTGCGGCGGAAATCACTAAGCGTAACGCGGCCAAAGGTGAAGAGAGCACGCTCAATGAGATCAGCAGCGAGAGCTGAGTTCTGGTCCTGTCGAGCAACCTTACTGCCCTGAATCAGAGACGACACATGGTATGGGTTCCGGTGCAAGAAGTGGATGATCTGCATGGGGTCTCCCATCTGGACAAGCTGAAAGAACGACCCCTCAAGATCGTCGTAGGCCTTCTCGTGGGCAAACGTGAACTCGACCACATCAGGTGTGCCTTCGCTGAGGCGCTTCATGATCAGCCCCTGAGCCGCACCCCTAGGCCACAACTTTTTGCCCTCGATGAAAGGGTTGGTGCGGAGGAGCGTCTCAAACATGCCCGGCTTCGCCGGGCCCGAGCGACGTGGGTCGGTGGCAACAGCACTTAGGTATGTCTCGAGATCAAGATTCTCTGGCAGAATTCTCTGTCGGGTTTCCTGGCGTTCCTCCACCTGGGCGAGATCCATAGCCTTGCCGAACAAACGGCGCATCTCGTTCGCGGCCTTGAGATGTCGGCTGTCGATCTTCAAGAGGTCGTTGAGCTGGTCGTCCGGGTTTTGTTTTGATGAGCTTGCCGCTGATGCAGCGCCGGCCCGTTGCTTTTTGGCCTTGATGTTGAGCTCTTTGAGTGCCTTCTCGAGCTCATCCTCCCTAGCCTTGGGGCGCTCTGCTGCTGGGGTTTCTGATGGTTgctttcccttcttctttttcttcttcttggacttcttcTTGGCAGGTTCGGCCTGTGGACTGGCAACTTCCTTCTCTACCGGTTTTGATGGTTCTGgttcctcgtcctcatcgtcttcgtcgtcgttgtcgttgccgTCACCCATGTCCCCGAGCGCTGCGAAGGAGAACATGTTGCCGCGGGGCTTCGCCACtacctgctcctcctcctcctcgctggtCTCTTCTTTTGTCTCAGGGGCTTCATTCTGTGAGTTCAAGAGTTCTTGCTGCTTTCGCAGCTTGCGTAATTGTCGACTCGCCATTTTTGGTGGTTTGATGAGAAGAGGTTGTTCTGTTGACAGCGAGTGAGTTGCCGACAGTTGGCTAAACTGA from Podospora pseudopauciseta strain CBS 411.78 chromosome 3, whole genome shotgun sequence encodes the following:
- a CDS encoding hypothetical protein (BUSCO:EOG09260TDY; COG:S; EggNog:ENOG503NYD6); translation: MASRQLRKLRKQQELLNSQNEAPETKEETSEEEEEQVVAKPRGNMFSFAALGDMGDGNDNDDEDDEDEEPEPSKPVEKEVASPQAEPAKKKSKKKKKKKGKQPSETPAAERPKAREDELEKALKELNIKAKKQRAGAASAASSSKQNPDDQLNDLLKIDSRHLKAANEMRRLFGKAMDLAQVEERQETRQRILPENLDLETYLSAVATDPRRSGPAKPGMFETLLRTNPFIEGKKLWPRGAAQGLIMKRLSEGTPDVVEFTFAHEKAYDDLEGSFFQLVQMGDPMQIIHFLHRNPYHVSSLIQGSKVARQDQNSALAADLIERALFTFGRVTLSDFRRKLEQGKARINFARPENRQFYLAGYNLIQKLILKGTYRTALEWSKLYLSLNHGDPYALLNWVPVLALRSREAEWFVKFCDALASRWPDAVLYPLHTLPLAYLQLDDYDTAHETLVKNIETLPWLYCALFSALSLDTPQSIWGHTPRNDDDKLYTELYLHISKDLWNNPNAISLLKSAADKAKKLLPKGVYRCPQSPEPTLAVARFIYLDSTPSLMTLVPRKLLHDASPNFEFDPLPPAAVDNIFSSEIQKLPWKPDSIATRGLFSTQMDPRREAGMRAAAERLLAEMPQEELEAMLEVDDGGGGGIMGFFNALMGRVRQRAGGDGGAAGQGQQPRGPFQATVEDGEEEDDDDDDNDSDDEDTTEFGGNWDGRTRHDHAFGVDEEDDEEAEWTDPEDFDGEGAFGEGPSIAEVMEYMRMRVGYPPVQMPGAWMSDEEDEGESEEDIDEEMPAFEDPEMVDRGQGQGQAQGQAQGQ